AGAAGGCTCACGACGCCCGCCTGAAAAAAGCCGCCGCGTAAACAACCCTTTGCCTCACGGCATGCGCTTTGAGGCAGCTCACAACAAACCGAACCAAGTCAGAAAACCAAAATGAAAATCGAACTCGTTCTGGGCTGCCTCATTCTCGCAGCCTTTGTCACCGCCATCATGATCCCCATGATTAAGCTGGCCTTCAGTCCCACGGCGCGCCGCCGCGTGCGCCACAATGCCCTAGGGGATGGCACGCATGCTCATCTGAGCCTGCGAGCTGACGCCCCGATCGGCACCAAGAACTATCTCGTCAAGCGCGGCAGCGATGCCAATCATGCCGCCGTGGTGGCGGCTGCTTCCGATGAACCCCTCGGTGTATGCCCAGATGAAGCGGACGCCGCCGAAGATCCCATCGACGTGATCCTTCTGGGCGTGGCCAAGCGCACTGTGCTGATGGTGGCTCAAGGCACCATCGCCGCAGATGTGGATGTGTACAGCTATGGTGACGGCACGGTGACTACGACGCCAGCCGCAACCGGCACCTACTGGAAGGTGGGCAAGTCCCGCACCGCATCTACCGCAGGCCTTGAGATCGAGGTTGAGCCCTGCCAACCGCGTCTCACGAAAGTGGTGGCCAATGCCGCCACCCTGGCCACCACCCAGGCCGCCATGGTCAACGGAGCCGTGGTGATCGTGCTTGGTGCCTAACCTGCCCTGAAAATCCAAGTCAATCCAACAACGCACCCCTCATCATCCTATTATGATCAAACGCACCACCCGCCTCAACGCCCAGAAGGCCTTTGAGGCCATGACTGCCGCCGTCGCCGCCGCGATGGCGGTCAACTACGCCCCCGAGTTTGCAGGGCAGAAAGAGGTAGAGACTCGTCTCAATGCCTCTCTCATCACGCAGAGCAGCTTCTCCGAGCCGCTGACCACCTATGCTACCGGTTGGCAGGATGGCGGCAACATTCTGCAACAGGAGCTGGATTTCTTCGCTCCTTCTGTCGAAGTGGGCCGCCGATTCGAGTATCTCGAAAACATCAACTGGGAGGCTTTTCTCTCTGGCACGGAAGAGGATCTGCGCGCCATGGGTGCCGACTTCAAGAGCGTGAAGTACAACTCCAAAAAGGAGCTGGGCAAGACGGATAACCGTGGTCTTATGATCCTGGTGGATCTTGATGAGGTCAAAGAAGAGCCGAACTGGGAGCAGAAACGCGTGGCTAAGCTGAAGCGCCGCCTGATGATCAACAAGCTCCGCCGCGCCATCGCCCTCCTGACTGCCGCTGACGTCAACACTGGCAAGACGTGGGACACCACGGATGGCAAAGATCCCGACCAGGACGTGATCCTGGAGCTGGTGACTGCCGCCGACATCCTCGGCATGAAGCCCAATCGTGTGGGCTATGGTGACACAGCGTGGAGTAAGCGCGCCCTGTCCCACCGCGCCCAGAACTCTGCCGGCGGCTTTGCCTCTGCGGGCATGACTCCTGAGGCTCTGGCCGGACTCCTGGGTGTAGATCAGGTGCTGCACAGCAATGCGCGGTATTCCTCCACTACCACCGCCAAGGCTCAGGTTCTCGGCACGCTGGTGATGATGTTCACCGCGCTGCAAAATGCGGACACCGAAGATCCTTCCAACGTGAAAGACTTCTGGAGCCCGACTGATCAGGGCACTCGTTACGCGGTTCATTCCATCCCTCACGGTGTGAAGCAGTGGATCATCGCTGTGGAGCACTATGAGAAGATGGTGCTCACCAGCAATCTGGCGATTCGCAGCTTCACCATCGGCTAAGCGGTGTCTCAACCTCTGCGCTCTTTGCCACGGCAAAGAGCGCAGCATTGAGCCTCCCTTCAAATACACACCACACTATGGCCTGGACCTCCATCACAGCGGACGCTCTCAAAGACGAGGGCATCATCAGCGCCTCTGAATACGCCAGCATCACAGCGGTATCTCTTCCTGATGGTGTCACGGGTGCTCAAGTCGTGGCGCAGGTGATTGCCAATGCGGTGGCAGAAGCACGCGGCTACATCGCCGCCAACAGCGAGAACATCCTCGGCATCGAAGGCACGGTGCCGGATGAACTCAGGGCTTCGGTGCTGGTGATCATCCGCCATCGCGTTTTCACACGCCTGCCTAAAATGAAGGCGCTGCTGGATGATCTGCGCGTCAAAGAATATGACGAGGCCATGCGCAAACTGCGTGATGTGTCCAACGGCACCTTCAAGCTGGTGCAGCCCATCACGCCCGCCGATCCTGACCAGCAGGCCGGTGGTGGCAGCATGCAGGTGGTGAACAAGGCTAAACGCTGGGCCACGCGGAAAAAGCTTGGGGGGCTGTTTTGATGCATGGCTCTGCTGATTCCAAACCCCTACGACAGCACCTTTAGTGCAGCCTTTGCGCTGGCCAAGAAGCGCGGCCTTTTCCCCACCTGGATGGGGACGGCGGAGATACGCGACCTGGAAAAGGGTATCCGTGAACGAGCTGTCTTTTCGGCACGCACCACCAATGCTGTTTATCTGGATGCGCTGAAGCAGCGTATTGAGCGCTTCATTGCCAATGGCTACGACGGCGACATGGGCAAGCTCAGGCTGGAGCTGAAAGACATCCTGACGCGGCTGCAATACGATCCCGTGAAAGGATTTCCCGGTGATGAATCGCTTGGCATTCCACCAGCGCGTGCAGGCAGCCTGCAAGACCTGAGCAGCGACAAAAGAATCAACCTCATCCTGAATACGCAGGTGCAGCTGATGGCTGGCAAGGGGCAGGAACAACAGGGGCTCAGCGAGGCTGCGCTGGATCTCTTCCCCGCCTATGAGCTGGTGCGCCTGGAATCCCGCCGCGTGCCACGTGAGTGGCTTAAGGACTGGAAGGAAGCAGCTGAGAACATCGAATGGGAAGGCGTGAGTAAAAGCGCCTTCGCCGAAGGTCGGATGATCGCGCTGAAGAATTCGCCCATCTGGGCAGCGATAGGCAGCAGCGCGCTCTTTAATGATGCGCTGGATGTGAGTCATCCGCCCTTCCGATTCAACAGCGGCATGGGCTGGCAGGTGAGAGATCGTGAAGCAGCACTCAAGTGGGGGTTGAAGGTGGATGGCAAGCCGGTAAAGGTGCCTGCTGAAGTGAAAAGTCTGCCACCTGAAACTGTCAGCACCCACGGGCTTTCCGCTGCCACCTTGGAGCGCTTGAAGAAAGTGCTCGCCAATGCGGAGGCGAAGGATGGAAAGCTCACGCTGGACTCTGCGTTTGGCAATGCGCCACCACCTCCACGGAAGGTGAAGCAGCCGGACAGCCCTGCCGCAGATCCTCTGGCTTGGCTGGGCAAATACGCGCATGGAGTGCGGAAGAATACTGACAGCCTTTGTGATGCCTTGGACAGCCTGAGCATGCTGCTGGAAGATCCACGCCTCAATGCGGAGCATGTGCCCAAGCGCATGCATCAGGATCATAAAGGTAAACGGTGCGGGAGGGGATATATCGCCCATGACAAAGTGTGCCGCAAAGCTGTGGATGTGCTGTCTGGAGCTGAGATGCTGACCTCTCAGGAGGCGGCAGATGCACTTGACCAGGCACCGCATCATCACATGAGCAAGGTGTTGCGTCATTGGTTTGACGGCAGCTACAAGCGGCTCAACAAAGAAATCTCCTCAAAGGAAACTCAGCAGCTAGTGAAATTTTTGCAGCGTGTGCAGCCCACGCCTGTGGCAGGCCCGCTTTGGCGCGGGCTTGGGTTTGCCACCCTGGATGAGCTGACCTCGTTTGCCTCCATCATTAAATCAGGGAAGTGGCCGGACAAGCCGCTTAATGCTTTCTCACATAAAAAATCAGTGGCCGTAAAATTTGCCTCAAGCCAGCCTTTTCAGGCAGTGCTGCAAATCAGTGGCAGCAAAAGCGGGCGGGATATGCGGCCCCTGGCTGATGAGGCAGCGCCGCGATTCTCTCATCAGGAGGAAGTGATGTTTCTTGCCAGCCCAAAGCTGAAGGTGAAAAACTCGGGCATGATCCGCACTTCTTCAGGCTACACGTTTGCAGCCATTCTTGAAGAGGCATGATCTTAGAACCGTTCATAGGCCTCGGCAGGAAGCGGCAGCTCTTCCTCCCCGGCTTGCGAGCACTCCACGACCATGGAAAGCAGCTCTGCATCTGCTTCTGGGTTGAGTGTCTGGAGCTCATCGAGTGTCATGCCGTTACGTTACAGCCATGAGCGGACTTCTCAACATCGAAATCAAGGCGGATGACAGCACGC
The sequence above is drawn from the Prosthecobacter vanneervenii genome and encodes:
- a CDS encoding phage protein Gp36 family protein, encoding MAWTSITADALKDEGIISASEYASITAVSLPDGVTGAQVVAQVIANAVAEARGYIAANSENILGIEGTVPDELRASVLVIIRHRVFTRLPKMKALLDDLRVKEYDEAMRKLRDVSNGTFKLVQPITPADPDQQAGGGSMQVVNKAKRWATRKKLGGLF